One part of the Arabidopsis thaliana chromosome 4, partial sequence genome encodes these proteins:
- a CDS encoding ribonuclease H (unknown protein; FUNCTIONS IN: molecular_function unknown; INVOLVED IN: biological_process unknown; LOCATED IN: cellular_component unknown; BEST Arabidopsis thaliana protein match is: unknown protein (TAIR:AT5G19270.1); Has 30201 Blast hits to 17322 proteins in 780 species: Archae - 12; Bacteria - 1396; Metazoa - 17338; Fungi - 3422; Plants - 5037; Viruses - 0; Other Eukaryotes - 2996 (source: NCBI BLink).) encodes MSNDGLSLSLRMANPWLLWGIWKHRNTTVLAGTQGDLNALIAHAFEESKVWNKLRTMPTQSVTRLSLNPRCAVRWTKPPLDTLKCNIHVSWLNDVHICGGAWIVRNHHGDAAFHAREMFLPASNRIAAELRGVLWVLHSLRDLHLDNIEI; translated from the coding sequence ATGAGTAACGATggtttatctctttctctgagaATGGCCAATCCATGGTTACTTTGGGGAATTTGGAAACATCGGAACACAACGGTATTGGCGGGAACACAAGGCGACTTAAATGCACTTATAGCTCATGCTTTTGAAGAATCTAAGGTGTGGAACAAGTTAAGGACGATGCCAACCCAGTCTGTAACTCGTCTTTCGCTGAATCCTAGATGTGCAGTTAGATGGACTAAGCCACCACTAGATACGCTTAAATGTAATATACATGTTTCTTGGCTTAATGATGTTCACATCTGTGGCGGAGCTTGGATTGTCAGGAATCATCATGGGGACGCTGCTTTTCATGCCCGAGAAATGTTTTTACCAGCGTCAAATCGTATTGCTGCGGAGTTGAGAGGGGTTTTATGGGTCTTACACAGTTTACGTGACCTACACTTAGATAACATTGAGATATGA
- a CDS encoding Cystatin/monellin superfamily protein (Cystatin/monellin superfamily protein; CONTAINS InterPro DOMAIN/s: Cystatin-related, plant (InterPro:IPR006525); BEST Arabidopsis thaliana protein match is: Cystatin/monellin superfamily protein (TAIR:AT5G17150.1); Has 30201 Blast hits to 17322 proteins in 780 species: Archae - 12; Bacteria - 1396; Metazoa - 17338; Fungi - 3422; Plants - 5037; Viruses - 0; Other Eukaryotes - 2996 (source: NCBI BLink).) produces the protein MEIPPIETTTDESTVACSLNKDISDSDTREDDYSSDGEKEGEDYESNGEEGDEYDGESNEEEDDDDDDNESDREEGDTEREGEDNGDSIVDDGYSTNDQPEWEVDNFDDLYSDFCSPDEDCYTDEEDERKRRLYRRNLHFSRGFLVEKGIHPRSVWIGAILLEPLDSEHSPVKGRTQLQYAQDMVKLCLRKYNALKETNVTLDHVVRVTGSFTGRWVSYITFMAKESEDDDTLVEYQAKVVKKLQCKTYPMFCRPSPKLDPDL, from the exons atgGAAATTCCACCGATAGAGACAACCACTGATGAATCCACCGTCGCTTGCTCTCTGAACAAGGACATATCCGACTCCGACACAAGAGAAGATGATTATTCCTCCGAcggagaaaaagaaggagaagactaCGAAAGCaacggagaagaaggagacgaATATGATGGCGAAAGCaacgaagaggaagatgatgacgatgatgataaCGAAAGCGACAGAGAAGAAGGCGATACGGAAAGAGAGGGAGAAGACAATGGAGATAGTATAGTGGACGATGGATATTCAACAAACGATCAACCAGAGTGGGAAGTGGATAACTTCGATGATTTATATAGCGATTTCTGTTCACCTGATGAAGACTGTTATAccgacgaagaagatgagcgTAAAAGACGTCTTTATCGTCGAAATCTCCACTTTAGTCGT ggttttctggTGGAAAAAGGGATTCATCCACGTTCCGTATGGATTGGTGCAATCTTACTTGAACCATTGGACAGTGAACATTCTCCGGTTAAAGGAAGGACACAACTTCAATACGCACAAGACATGGTCAAATTGTGTCTTCGCAAATACAATGCCTTAAAG GAAACCAATGTGACATTGGATCATGTTGTAAGAGTGACAGGGTCTTTCACTGGTAGGTGGGTTTCGTATATTACTTTTATGGCGAAAGAGTCTGAGGACGATGATACGCTTGTGGAGTATCAAGCCAAGGTTGTGAAGAAATTACAATGTAAGACTTATCCTATGTTTTGCAGGCCTAGTCCTAAGCTAGATCCAGATTTGTAG